The sequence below is a genomic window from Candidatus Acidiferrales bacterium.
GCGCAATTTATGGCCAAGGCGCACTGCGACCGAGAAAAGCGTTGACTACGGCGACGAATTTATCAGGCTCCTCGAAGAACGGCATGTGGCCGCTTTTTTCGAAGACGACGAATCGTGAGCCGGGGATTGATTTGTGAATGTTGTAGGCGATGAGCGGCGCAACATTCATGTCATACCGGCCACAGCCGACGAGCACGGGAAACCGGTATTTCGCAATTTCCGGATTGAGGTCGAAGCGGCGAACGTCCTGATTCACGAGACGATTGATTTCGCGATATTCCTTATCATTGGCCATTTTGGCGAGAAATTCGTCGCGATGCTCGGGAGCATAGAAGAGCATCGATTCGTAGAGGCTCGTGGAGGCCTCCGCAGCGGCATCGGAATCTTTTTCATTCAGCGCGGCTGTGAAGGCATAGCTGTCTTCCTTGGCAGTGATGTCTGGAAAAACATCGTGGAAGAGGAACAATGTGTCGCTCCACTTAGGCGCGGCAGAATCGAGAATAATAAGACGCTCGATGTGCTGCGGAAAGCGTGCGGCATAGGCCATAACGAGAAAACCGCCCCAGGAATGACCGAGGAGATTGATTTTATCGTAGCCGAGATGCGCGCGGAGGGCGTCGAGGTCATTGATTTGGTCAGCGAGAGTGCAAGTCTGGCCGGGCTTGAGCGGGCCTGAACGGCCAGTGCCGCGCTGGTCCCACATGACAATCTTGCGATTCAGGCCGAGTGTGTCCCAGGCGGCGGAGACATGCAGATAACTGTGGTCGAAGCCAGGACCGCCATTGGCGACGAACAGAGGAGTAGCGTCGCCGGACCCAAAGACTTCGTAATAGATCGTCGCTGTCGGGGCGTTGAATGTGGTTCCGTGCTCATCATGAGCAAAGACGCGCGGCGCAACGAGGCAGATTGCCACAGCGGCGAAAAATCCAAGAAAAGAGAGACGCCGAACCAACGGAGCGATCATAGAAACCTCCCGTATATTCAAAATTCAGCGCGGCAGACTAGCACGGGAAAGCGGCGCGAGGGAAGCGTTACGAAGGAGAAAAAATCAATTCGGCGGCGACAACCAGCGGGACAGCCGCGATGATTTGACGACAATTGACGAAACGCGCGGGAGCACGGCGCGTCTATGAGACTGGCGCGCGAATGAAAGTCAAAGGCGTCTAGTCCGCCAGAAGCGTAAACTCTGCGGAGCGAGGTGAGGAACGTGAAACACGACCGATGGCGTGCAATTTTGTTTTCTTTCGTGATGATGGCATTTGGCACGGCGTTCGTAGCCGGAACTGCAGCGGCGCAAGACCCGGCGGAACCGCCGAACGGCGCACCGAAAGTGGATTTGCTGCCGCGGCCCGCAGGAAGAATCGATCGCGCGTCGATTGATGAGAAACTCATGCGCGAAGTCATCGAGGAACAAGTGGCATGCGGGACGCGCGACACGTTTTCGTCGTGGACGGACCCGAAGCGCGGCGTCGGCTGCGGGCGCGACCACGCGCTGGCGCGCTTCCAGGAAATCGCCAAGGAATCGGGCGGACGGATGCAAGTGGTGGTGGATAAGTTTGACATGACTTTGCGCACGGGCGAGAAGGCGCATTTGGAGAACGTGTACGCAATTTTGCCGGGCAGCGATCCTTCGCTGGCGAAGACCGTGTTTATCACGAGCGGCGATTTCGATTCGCGACCGTCGCAGACGAACGATCCGAATGCGGACGCGCCGGGCGCGGATGACGATTCTTCCGGCGTTGCCGTGGCCATCGAGTCGGCACGGCTGCTGGCGAAGGGAACGTACCGTGCGACTCTGATTTTTGCAGCGCTATCGGGCGAAGAACAGGGACTGCTTGGCGCGCAAGGAATGCTGAAATATTTGCAGAACAACGGCTACACCGTCGGCGGATATTTCGACAATGACATTGTCGGCGCTGATCCCGTGCCGGGCGGGCCGCACCGGCTGCGGATGTTTTCAGGCGGAGGGCCGGATGGCGTGGATTCGCCGTCACGAGAACTGGCACGCGCGACAGAAGAAATTGACGGGCGCGAGA
It includes:
- a CDS encoding alpha/beta fold hydrolase, whose protein sequence is MIAPLVRRLSFLGFFAAVAICLVAPRVFAHDEHGTTFNAPTATIYYEVFGSGDATPLFVANGGPGFDHSYLHVSAAWDTLGLNRKIVMWDQRGTGRSGPLKPGQTCTLADQINDLDALRAHLGYDKINLLGHSWGGFLVMAYAARFPQHIERLIILDSAAPKWSDTLFLFHDVFPDITAKEDSYAFTAALNEKDSDAAAEASTSLYESMLFYAPEHRDEFLAKMANDKEYREINRLVNQDVRRFDLNPEIAKYRFPVLVGCGRYDMNVAPLIAYNIHKSIPGSRFVVFEKSGHMPFFEEPDKFVAVVNAFLGRSAPWP
- a CDS encoding M28 family metallopeptidase, with translation MKHDRWRAILFSFVMMAFGTAFVAGTAAAQDPAEPPNGAPKVDLLPRPAGRIDRASIDEKLMREVIEEQVACGTRDTFSSWTDPKRGVGCGRDHALARFQEIAKESGGRMQVVVDKFDMTLRTGEKAHLENVYAILPGSDPSLAKTVFITSGDFDSRPSQTNDPNADAPGADDDSSGVAVAIESARLLAKGTYRATLIFAALSGEEQGLLGAQGMLKYLQNNGYTVGGYFDNDIVGADPVPGGPHRLRMFSGGGPDGVDSPSRELARATEEIDGRENIRLIFRIDRLGRGGDHMPFVAAGLPAARFTEPQENYDHQHQTPRTENGVEYGDLAKYLDYKFMGNVAWDNAEALRELALAPAPPTEATITHVPRTAMGYALLRWSAADDPDRAGFEILWRDTTEPRWSVYEFVASGNELTLDGVSPDNHFFAIRSVGKNGARSIAVPAVMPARRFMPPSAAPKAN